One window of Enterobacter sp. RHBSTW-00175 genomic DNA carries:
- a CDS encoding fimbrial protein yields the protein MMKLTRRCALILLLCCGRVFSADSVNLGVTGNIVASPCIFNGGNANLDVHLGNIQATNMVTPGSSSDPVDFNLLFTQCPAGTRSVTVSFTGNPDPAAGADYYRNSGSATHVAIAMREAATGTLKGTGSSITQNIAADRTATIAMQASVTSVTGGATPGSISAVVVMTMQYN from the coding sequence ATGATGAAATTAACACGCAGGTGCGCGCTTATTTTGCTTTTATGCTGCGGGCGGGTTTTCTCTGCTGACAGCGTTAACCTCGGCGTAACGGGAAATATCGTTGCCTCTCCCTGTATATTCAATGGGGGTAATGCAAACCTGGATGTTCATCTTGGCAATATTCAGGCTACCAATATGGTTACGCCCGGATCGTCATCCGATCCGGTGGACTTTAACCTGCTTTTTACCCAGTGCCCGGCGGGGACCCGCAGCGTCACGGTCTCCTTCACCGGCAATCCCGATCCGGCTGCCGGTGCGGATTACTACCGGAACAGCGGTTCGGCGACCCACGTGGCGATAGCCATGCGCGAGGCCGCAACGGGTACGCTGAAGGGAACAGGCTCCAGCATCACGCAAAATATTGCGGCCGACCGAACGGCGACGATCGCCATGCAGGCTTCGGTAACATCTGTCACCGGCGGCGCGACGCCGGGAAGTATAAGTGCCGTCGTTGTGATGACGATGCAATACAACTAA
- a CDS encoding LuxR C-terminal-related transcriptional regulator, with amino-acid sequence MLNILIQETDQFFHRGLQCFFVDFFTRNFKQPIHFDVELSRDNVSAADIIVLPFCMGETHICYPELQARQKGIVIGVVDDARRFSASPSCFQDITFISRSASLDRISEVLFLAWYRTQIPGYRWRKKECADCQHKTFSPQQMRMMVNFYRGLSVMQIARSLKMSNKTVFTHKYMMMQKFNLRSDVELIALIRKVMERKT; translated from the coding sequence ATGCTGAATATCCTGATTCAAGAGACAGACCAGTTTTTTCACCGTGGGCTGCAGTGTTTTTTTGTAGATTTCTTTACGCGTAATTTTAAGCAGCCGATCCATTTCGACGTCGAGCTTAGCCGTGATAACGTCAGCGCTGCCGATATTATCGTTCTCCCTTTCTGTATGGGGGAGACGCACATCTGTTATCCCGAATTGCAGGCGCGCCAAAAAGGTATCGTGATTGGGGTCGTGGATGACGCGCGTCGTTTTTCGGCATCACCCTCATGTTTTCAGGATATTACTTTTATTTCCCGCAGCGCGTCGCTTGATCGGATAAGCGAGGTGCTATTTCTCGCCTGGTACCGCACGCAAATACCCGGTTACCGCTGGAGGAAAAAAGAGTGCGCTGACTGTCAGCATAAAACATTCTCCCCGCAGCAAATGCGAATGATGGTGAATTTTTACCGGGGGTTGTCGGTGATGCAGATTGCCCGTTCGCTAAAAATGAGCAATAAAACCGTGTTTACGCATAAATATATGATGATGCAGAAATTTAACCTGCGAAGCGATGTTGAGCTGATTGCCCTGATTCGCAAAGTGATGGAGAGGAAGACATAG
- a CDS encoding LuxR C-terminal-related transcriptional regulator has product MIRILIKDNDLFFMNGMEFLFKELFEHRFNETVKYVSEYTPENIALSDVIVLSLCKGERYTCFPELRARTKGIIIGLVNEEDTPEMSPSCFSDIVYITRSSSLDSMTNKIITVWNKWLTSKTFVADTYCLWCKHRQMSEYQFRLLEHFHKGKTINEIASDLGVSSKTIFAHKYLVMHKFNLRTDSDLKGFLNMLAKKVSITMNFRKRIVR; this is encoded by the coding sequence ATGATTAGAATACTTATCAAAGATAACGATTTGTTCTTTATGAATGGGATGGAATTTCTTTTCAAGGAGCTCTTCGAACACCGCTTTAATGAAACCGTAAAATACGTTAGCGAATATACGCCTGAGAATATCGCCCTTTCGGACGTTATTGTTCTCTCATTGTGTAAGGGGGAGCGTTATACCTGCTTCCCGGAGCTGCGGGCACGCACCAAAGGCATTATCATTGGGCTGGTAAATGAAGAAGACACACCCGAAATGTCACCCTCGTGTTTCTCAGATATTGTATACATCACGAGGAGCAGTTCACTCGACAGCATGACGAATAAAATCATTACGGTCTGGAATAAATGGCTAACGTCGAAAACGTTCGTGGCGGACACCTACTGCCTTTGGTGCAAGCATCGCCAAATGTCTGAATACCAGTTCCGTTTACTGGAGCATTTTCATAAAGGCAAAACAATCAATGAAATTGCCAGCGATCTGGGCGTCAGCAGTAAAACAATCTTTGCCCATAAATACCTGGTTATGCATAAATTTAACCTTCGTACAGATAGCGATTTAAAGGGGTTTCTCAACATGCTGGCGAAAAAAGTAAGCATAACGATGAATTTCAGGAAGAGAATAGTGCGTTGA